The Puniceicoccales bacterium genome contains a region encoding:
- a CDS encoding rRNA pseudouridine synthase: protein MRLQKFLSQNGICSRRKAEALILEARVTINDSFAKIGDSVAEGDVVKVDGRRIKPLHKKLLVVMMNKPRGVLCSHDDAFHSGATIFDLLPKEYAGEKLISCGRLDKDSQGMLILTNDGDFANKLTHPRANIVKIYIVTLRTRFDAKNIPLMLNGIIDDGETLIAKKIVPLETDEAGRSLVEVHLNQGKKREIRRMFAACGYLVHRLKRVQIGKLKLKNLKPGQLKVLDELEICKLFGKNVL from the coding sequence ATGAGGCTTCAAAAATTTTTATCACAAAACGGTATATGTTCTCGGAGGAAGGCTGAGGCATTGATTCTGGAGGCTAGGGTGACAATCAACGACAGCTTTGCGAAGATCGGCGATTCGGTGGCCGAAGGCGATGTGGTAAAGGTTGATGGGCGCCGAATTAAGCCATTGCATAAGAAATTGTTAGTGGTCATGATGAATAAGCCAAGAGGAGTGCTATGTTCCCATGACGATGCATTTCATAGCGGTGCAACGATTTTTGATCTGTTACCCAAAGAGTATGCTGGTGAGAAACTTATATCCTGTGGCAGGTTGGATAAAGATAGCCAGGGCATGTTGATTCTGACCAATGATGGCGATTTTGCAAATAAACTCACCCATCCCAGGGCCAACATTGTAAAAATCTACATTGTTACATTAAGAACACGCTTCGATGCCAAAAATATTCCATTGATGCTGAATGGTATAATTGACGATGGCGAAACTCTTATTGCCAAAAAAATTGTCCCATTGGAAACCGATGAGGCCGGGCGCAGTTTAGTCGAGGTCCATCTGAACCAAGGTAAAAAGCGAGAAATAAGGCGGATGTTTGCTGCCTGTGGCTATCTTGTGCATCGGCTGAAGCGGGTGCAAATCGGAAAGCTAAAGCTGAAAAACCTAAAACCTGGTCAGTTGAAGGTATTGGATGAGCTTGAGATTTGTAAGTTGTTTGGTAAGAATGTGTTATAG
- a CDS encoding DUF167 domain-containing protein, whose amino-acid sequence MIRLTVRVIPNASKTAIVSNTDGMLVVKIQQPAQDGKANDGLLRLIAKEFKVAKSRVKIVHGHRSREKILEIDANDLQKPLV is encoded by the coding sequence ATGATACGACTTACTGTCAGAGTGATACCCAATGCATCAAAGACAGCTATTGTTTCAAATACTGATGGTATGCTTGTGGTTAAAATACAGCAGCCGGCCCAAGATGGCAAGGCCAACGATGGCCTATTGCGCCTTATTGCTAAGGAATTTAAGGTGGCCAAGTCACGAGTAAAGATTGTTCATGGACATAGATCCAGGGAAAAAATTTTGGAAATTGACGCAAATGATTTGCAAAAACCACTGGTCTAG
- the aspS gene encoding aspartate--tRNA ligase: MKRTHHCNQLHRNDVGKTVRLIGWVQSVRDHGGLGFVDLRDREGITQVVIDPQHGALGKLLHSLKDESVIEVMGSVSARPAETINEGIPTGEIEVIANEVVVHNIADTLPFPLDDKADRVSEDIRFAHRYLDLRRGKNINNLRTRHRISKAIRNYLDANDFVEIETPCLFKATPEGAREFLVPSRVNPGLFYALSQSPQQYKQMLMVSGVEKYYSLARCFRDEDLRADRQQEFTQVDLEMSFIECEDIYNLIEGMMKAVFSEAMDLNIETPFERMPFVDAMNNYGCDKPDTRFDLRLKDLSKLFEMSEFKVFSSCVQAGGSVKAINAKGLADISQGEMKALEDAAKSLGAKGLAFIKVEHGEWKSPILKFLSKNEIDGLASILNIEDGDMIFFAANDWTKCCNILGRIRLDVAKLLINRKKLHISKDRFNFLWIVDFPLISYDEDSGRYVATHHPFTAPIDDDIALLKTDPQKVRGQHYDMVLNGFEIGGGSLRIHDPNLQEMIMKDVLALPEDVIHERFGYMLRAFRFGAPPHGGIALGLDRLSAIICGTDSIRDVIAFPKTQKGQDLMAQSPSTVSDKQLRELHISLTE, encoded by the coding sequence ATGAAAAGGACACATCATTGCAATCAACTGCATAGGAACGATGTCGGTAAGACAGTAAGGTTAATAGGCTGGGTACAATCGGTTCGCGACCATGGTGGTCTCGGCTTCGTGGACCTACGAGACCGAGAAGGGATTACCCAGGTTGTGATTGATCCACAGCATGGCGCCCTTGGCAAATTATTGCATTCGCTCAAGGATGAATCTGTCATAGAAGTCATGGGTTCTGTTTCCGCCAGGCCCGCAGAGACAATAAATGAAGGGATTCCCACAGGTGAAATTGAAGTTATTGCCAATGAAGTAGTTGTTCATAACATTGCCGATACTTTACCATTTCCATTGGATGATAAAGCCGACAGGGTCAGCGAGGATATTCGCTTTGCCCATCGATATCTTGATCTGCGCCGTGGGAAAAATATAAATAATTTGAGAACCAGGCATAGAATTTCGAAAGCGATTCGCAATTATTTAGATGCCAATGATTTTGTGGAGATTGAGACGCCTTGTCTGTTTAAAGCCACACCGGAAGGTGCCAGAGAATTTTTGGTTCCAAGCCGGGTAAATCCTGGATTGTTCTATGCACTGAGCCAGTCGCCGCAGCAATACAAGCAGATGTTGATGGTTTCTGGCGTGGAAAAGTATTACTCACTGGCCAGATGTTTTAGGGATGAAGACCTTCGAGCCGACCGGCAGCAGGAATTTACCCAGGTGGATTTAGAGATGTCATTCATAGAATGTGAGGATATATATAATCTCATCGAAGGTATGATGAAAGCAGTTTTTTCCGAGGCTATGGATCTGAATATCGAAACTCCCTTCGAACGGATGCCCTTTGTGGATGCTATGAATAATTATGGATGCGATAAGCCTGATACCAGGTTTGATTTGAGGCTAAAGGATCTGTCAAAATTGTTCGAAATGTCTGAATTCAAAGTATTTAGTTCCTGTGTGCAGGCCGGTGGATCGGTGAAGGCAATCAATGCTAAGGGTTTGGCAGATATATCCCAGGGCGAAATGAAGGCCTTGGAGGATGCGGCGAAGTCCTTGGGAGCCAAGGGTCTTGCTTTTATCAAAGTTGAGCACGGAGAGTGGAAGTCTCCGATTCTTAAGTTCCTTTCTAAGAATGAGATAGATGGACTGGCCTCGATTTTAAATATCGAAGATGGTGATATGATATTTTTTGCTGCAAATGACTGGACAAAATGCTGTAATATTCTTGGTCGGATAAGGTTAGACGTTGCAAAGTTGTTGATAAACAGGAAAAAATTGCATATATCAAAAGACAGGTTTAATTTTCTTTGGATTGTGGATTTTCCGCTCATATCCTATGATGAGGACAGTGGTAGATATGTGGCGACCCATCATCCATTTACGGCACCAATAGATGATGATATTGCTTTGTTGAAAACCGATCCACAGAAGGTACGTGGGCAACATTATGATATGGTGCTCAATGGCTTTGAGATTGGTGGTGGTAGCCTAAGGATCCATGATCCAAATCTCCAGGAAATGATCATGAAGGATGTGTTAGCATTACCCGAGGACGTGATTCATGAAAGATTTGGTTATATGCTGCGGGCCTTCAGGTTTGGTGCTCCTCCCCACGGTGGGATTGCTCTGGGCCTGGATCGGTTGAGCGCAATAATTTGCGGAACCGATAGCATAAGAGATGTCATAGCCTTTCCAAAAACCCAAAAAGGCCAGGATCTCATGGCCCAAAGTCCATCGACTGTCAGTGACAAACAGCTGCGGGAATTGCACATATCACTAACCGAATAA